Below is a window of Syntrophomonas wolfei subsp. wolfei str. Goettingen G311 DNA.
AAACCGGGATTTCGTTATATACCGCTGGCTGGTATTTTTAAAGATATGGAACGTTTTCAACTGGGAAAAACCGAAATTACGGCTATACACCTTCCGGGTCATACTACTGGGCATTATGGCTTCTGGATTGAAAAAGAGGGAATTTTGTTTTCTGGGGACATGGATTTGGTAGTAGCCGGACCGTGGTATAGCAGTAATAGTGCTGATATAGGCCAGCTTGTTTCTTCAGTTCAACGTATTCGAGAAATAAACCCAGGCCTTATCGTACCCTCCCACCGGAGGCTGATTTTCGATAAGATTGAAAAAAGGCTAGACCAGTATATCGGAGTAGTTTTCAAACGGCAAGAGCGCATTTTGGACTTGCTTAAAGAGGCGCATACTATTGATGAACTGCTTGAATATCAAATGGTTTTCCACGGGCGTCGGGATATTTATCTCCTATTCTGGGAAAAGATGACCCTGCGCAACCATATACGCTTTTTACTGTGGGAGGGGATGGTAGAAGAAGTGGAAAAGGGCCGCTATAAACGTTGCTAAAGTTAAATCACCTCTGTATTTGTACGATAAAGTTTCCCATCTCAACAAGGAATATTTTAACTTTAATATAGTAACTTCCTTGGCG
It encodes the following:
- a CDS encoding MBL fold metallo-hydrolase yields the protein MLKQIGPRIFVVTPEDSPRYPYGNCLYVEDDIPAVLDLGAGGRAFQEIPCEKVQLALISHSHFDHLHGDSFFPRAGLYAGKEESKTYSDENEYLKFHGYELWAEMMPGIKRVAFSEVKPLPDDVPVKPGFRYIPLAGIFKDMERFQLGKTEITAIHLPGHTTGHYGFWIEKEGILFSGDMDLVVAGPWYSSNSADIGQLVSSVQRIREINPGLIVPSHRRLIFDKIEKRLDQYIGVVFKRQERILDLLKEAHTIDELLEYQMVFHGRRDIYLLFWEKMTLRNHIRFLLWEGMVEEVEKGRYKRC